The genomic region TGGGCGTCGGCCTGTACCTGTTGTCGCGGATGGAGCCGGGGACCAGCGCCTGGCTGGAGTCGCTGTACATGTTCGTGCTCGGTACGGGCATCGGCCTGTCCATGCAGGTGCTGACGATCGCCGTGCAGAACACCGTCGACTACGCGGACCTCGGCACGGCCACCTCCGGGGTCACCTTCTTCCGTACGCTCGGCAGCGCCTTCGGGACGGCGGTCTTCGGGACGATCTACGCGAACACCCTGGGGCCCGAACTGAAGGCGGCCGTCGTGCAGGCGGCGCGGCTCACCGGAGAGGACCCGGCGCGCCTCGCCGAGGCCGCGTCGAGCCCGGGCGGTGTCCACGGCCTCGGCCCGGTGGCCGCGGGCCCCGTGATCGACGCGTACGCGGAGGCCCTGCACACGGTGTTCCTGTGGACCGTGCCGGTGGCGGTGGTCGGCTTCGTCGTGGCGCTCTTCCTCAAGCAGGTGCCGCTGCGCGACACCGCCCGCGCCGGGTCCACGGACATGGGCGACGGTTTCGGCTCCCCGGCCACGGCCTCCGGGGATTCGGCCAAACTGCTGGAGCTGGCGGTCGGCAAACTCGTACGGAACATGGGGCCGAAGACGGCGCGCGCGATCGTCGAGAACTCCGACACCCGGCTGGACATCGGTGGCGCGTGGGCGGTGATGCAGGTGGACATGATGACCCGGACGGTGGGCCACGCAGGCCTGGGCCTGATCGCCGGCCGCCGCTCCGTGCCGCCCGAGGTGCTGCTCCCCGTCTTCGACCGGATGGTGGACGAGGGGTTCCTCGGCAGTGCGAACGGCTACTTCACGCTCACCCCGGCCGGGCAGCGGGAGGCCGGTGTCATCTCGGCGGCATGGGCGCAGTGGCTCGGCAACGAGCTGGAGAAGGACCGCGGGCGGCCGAGGAGCGCCGAACTGCGGGTGGCGGCCGACGCGATCGCGAAGCGGCTGCTGGCGGAGGACCTGCGCGAGGGCAACTTCGCGCCGAAGGCGGTGGTGTAGGGGCGTTCGGATGCCGTGCCAGGTCTCCGTGGCGGACGGCGGGACGCCGTCGCTTCCACAGGCCCCCGGCTTTACAGGGCGCCGCTTCTAGAGGGCGCCGCCGGTCGCGGTCGGGTAGTCGTACGAGGGCACGTGCGGCAGCGACGTGAGGTCCGGGCGCCACGTGCGCAGGACGGCCGCCGACGGGGGGTAGAGGTCCGCGGGGATCTCGGCCGGGGCGAACCACTCCCAGCGGGCGATCTTGTGGGGCTCGGTGACGGCGGGGACTCCGACGGCCGTCGTGGTCACCGCGGCGGCCGTCAGCCGGGTCATGCCGGACTTCGCGTCGATCTGGACGGAGAGCACCCGGATCGCCTCGGGTTCCGCCCGCAGGTCCGTCTCCTCGGCGAGCTCCCGGGCGGCAGCCTGCTCGAAGCCCTCCCCGGGGTCGACCTTGCCGCCGGGCAGCTCCCAGCGGCCGTCGTGCGCCTGGCCGAGCAGGACCCGGCCGTCCGGGCCGACCACGACCAGGCCGACGCCGACGACGGCGTTCGGCTGCGGGACGGCCCGTTCGGGGCGTTCGCCGGTGGTGCTCATGTACGTCCTTCCGATGAGGTGGTGGGTCTGGCGCGGATGTGGATCCGCTCGCCCTGGGGGCCGAAGAGGCTGAGGAACTCCGCCGCCCGCGGGCCCGGGTTGAAGAAGGCGTGCGGGGTGCGCGTGTCGAACTCGGCGGCCTCCCCGGGGCCGAGGACGAGGTCGTGCTCGCCCAGCAGCAGACGGACGCGCCCGGACAGCACGTACAGCCACTCGTAGCCCTCGTGGACCCGGAGCTCCGGCAGCGGCGGTGTGCCCTCGACGGGCGGGATGATCTGCTTGAAGGCGCGCACCCCGCCGAAATCGCGGGTCAGCGGCACGTAGGTGTGGCCGTGCCGGACGAAGGGGCGCGGGCGGACCCGGGGGTCCCCGGTCTCCGGTGCGCCGACCAGTTCGTCGAGCGCCACCCGGTGCGCCCTGGCCAGTGGGAGCAGCAGTTCCAGTGTCGGCCTGCGCTGCCCGGATTCGAGCCGGGAGAGGGTGGAGAGCGAGATTCCGGTGGCCTCGCTGAGCTGGGCCAGCGTGGTGCCGCGCTGCTGGCGCAGGGCGCGCAGGCGCGGTCCCACGGCCGTCAGCACGCCCGCGAGTTCCTCGTCCTGCTCTTCGATGGCCATGACCCCATTTGCCGCTTCGGCAAGAGCATTTGTCAAGCGGGGCCGGCGGGCGGACCCTCGCAGGCATGGACAACGCAAAGGACAACTCGTTCGACGTGGTGGTCGTGGGCGGTGGGGCGGCCGGGCTCGCCGGGGCGCTGACCCTGGCCCGGGCCCGCCGCTCGGTGCTGGTGATCGACTCCGGCAGCCCGCGCAACGCACCCGCCGCGCGCATGCACGGATACCTCGGCCACGACGGAGCGAGCCCGGCCGGACTCCTGGCCGGGGGGCGCGCGGAGGTGACCGGCTACGGCGGGGAGATCCGGCCGGGCACGGTCGTCGCCGCGGACCGGCTGCCCGAAGGGGGTCTGCTGGTCCGCTGCGGGGACGGCACGACCGTCCGGGCACGCCGGCTGCTGGTCGCCACCGGGCTGGTGGACGAGCTCCCCGCCGTCCCGGGGCTCCGGGCGCGCTGGGGGCGGGACGTGCTGCACTGCCCGTACTGCCACGGCTGGGAGGTCCGGGACCAGCCGGTCGCGGTGCTGGCCGACGGCCCCCTCGCCGTGCACCAGGCTGGGCTGTGGCGGCACTGGAGTGCGCGGACCACCCTGCTGTCGCACACCTGGCCGCTCACCGCCGAGGACCGGGAGGTGCTGGCCGCCCGGGGCGTCGAGGTGGTCGAAGGCGAGGTGACCGGCCTCGTCGTCGACGAGGACCGGCTGGCCGGGGTGACCCTGGCCGGCGGAGGCGAGCGGCGGTGCCGGGCGCTCGTGGTGGCGCCCCGGTTCACCGCCCGCTCCGGCGTCCTGACCGGACTGGGCCTGCCCGTGACCACCCTGGAACGGGACGGCCACCCCATCGGCACCTGCGTCGACTCCGACCCGGCGACCGGTGCCACCGCCCTCCCGGGCGT from Streptomyces sp. NBC_00190 harbors:
- a CDS encoding NAD(P)/FAD-dependent oxidoreductase; the protein is MDNAKDNSFDVVVVGGGAAGLAGALTLARARRSVLVIDSGSPRNAPAARMHGYLGHDGASPAGLLAGGRAEVTGYGGEIRPGTVVAADRLPEGGLLVRCGDGTTVRARRLLVATGLVDELPAVPGLRARWGRDVLHCPYCHGWEVRDQPVAVLADGPLAVHQAGLWRHWSARTTLLSHTWPLTAEDREVLAARGVEVVEGEVTGLVVDEDRLAGVTLAGGGERRCRALVVAPRFTARSGVLTGLGLPVTTLERDGHPIGTCVDSDPATGATALPGVWAAGNVTAPTEQVAGAAAYGVRAAVAINADLIEEETRRAVEAYRVGE
- a CDS encoding nucleotide triphosphate diphosphatase NUDT15; its protein translation is MSTTGERPERAVPQPNAVVGVGLVVVGPDGRVLLGQAHDGRWELPGGKVDPGEGFEQAAARELAEETDLRAEPEAIRVLSVQIDAKSGMTRLTAAAVTTTAVGVPAVTEPHKIARWEWFAPAEIPADLYPPSAAVLRTWRPDLTSLPHVPSYDYPTATGGAL
- a CDS encoding helix-turn-helix domain-containing protein, with translation MAIEEQDEELAGVLTAVGPRLRALRQQRGTTLAQLSEATGISLSTLSRLESGQRRPTLELLLPLARAHRVALDELVGAPETGDPRVRPRPFVRHGHTYVPLTRDFGGVRAFKQIIPPVEGTPPLPELRVHEGYEWLYVLSGRVRLLLGEHDLVLGPGEAAEFDTRTPHAFFNPGPRAAEFLSLFGPQGERIHIRARPTTSSEGRT